The following proteins are co-located in the Pyrococcus abyssi GE5 genome:
- a CDS encoding TldD/PmbA family protein, with amino-acid sequence MREDVEKLIKILEGSNLNLEWEIYWGVSSSSSFKFRKIRKVEVERGSFEVSGGIGLRVLTQGKIGFSYISGSNFTREQLERLVKRAYKIAKVAGSIYPGFPVPKKFPNVRGLYDDKIRNLSTEEIVEYGTELVDVPPNAEASIGLSTSERGIMNSNGTEGREERTLLAFGLYVFEKSKGTGSYSKSFRRLPKLESEIEGVREKALWEFEMSSKARKLEKYNGEIILEPKAVASILSIFLPNVSARNVYLKRSRFTELGIEVASGGLTIIDDPTVEGGINSYSFDGEGNPGVRKFIIKEGILSSFLADQKYGHLIGIGSTGNASRGYSSQPSISPSNIMISPGNDEQDEGIFIRGIYGEHTANSVSGDFSLNVDLGYVVRGGEIRPFKGNMLVGNVFEMLKNVTNIGKEIEILDGFASPKITTVGKIV; translated from the coding sequence ATGAGAGAGGATGTTGAGAAACTAATCAAGATACTTGAGGGTTCAAATCTAAATTTAGAGTGGGAGATTTACTGGGGAGTTAGCTCGTCTTCCTCCTTTAAATTCAGGAAGATTAGGAAAGTTGAAGTGGAAAGGGGCTCGTTTGAAGTTTCTGGTGGGATAGGATTAAGAGTCCTAACCCAGGGAAAAATTGGCTTCTCCTACATATCTGGCTCTAACTTCACGAGAGAGCAACTTGAAAGGTTGGTAAAGAGGGCTTACAAGATAGCGAAGGTTGCCGGTTCTATTTATCCTGGGTTTCCAGTTCCTAAGAAGTTTCCCAACGTAAGAGGCTTATACGACGACAAAATTAGGAATCTTTCAACGGAGGAAATAGTTGAATACGGTACTGAGCTTGTTGATGTTCCTCCGAATGCCGAGGCGTCAATTGGGCTCTCAACGAGTGAAAGGGGAATAATGAACTCTAATGGCACTGAGGGAAGAGAAGAGCGCACTTTACTAGCTTTTGGACTCTACGTTTTTGAAAAAAGTAAAGGGACAGGATCTTACTCAAAGTCTTTTAGAAGACTACCAAAGCTAGAGAGCGAGATCGAGGGTGTAAGGGAAAAAGCCCTTTGGGAATTTGAGATGAGTTCCAAAGCAAGGAAGTTGGAAAAGTATAATGGGGAGATTATACTTGAGCCAAAGGCCGTTGCTTCAATCCTTTCAATTTTCTTACCGAATGTCTCGGCTAGAAATGTGTACTTAAAGAGGAGTAGATTTACGGAGTTGGGAATTGAGGTCGCATCTGGAGGTTTAACGATAATCGATGATCCGACGGTTGAAGGGGGCATTAATAGTTATAGCTTTGATGGTGAGGGAAATCCTGGGGTAAGGAAGTTCATAATCAAAGAGGGTATCCTATCTTCCTTCTTGGCAGACCAGAAATACGGTCACTTAATCGGTATAGGGAGTACTGGAAATGCCTCCAGAGGTTACTCCTCCCAGCCTTCGATATCTCCAAGTAACATCATGATAAGCCCAGGAAATGATGAACAAGATGAAGGGATATTTATAAGAGGCATCTACGGAGAGCACACGGCAAATTCAGTGAGCGGTGATTTCTCCCTAAACGTTGACCTTGGTTACGTGGTAAGGGGAGGGGAGATTAGGCCCTTCAAAGGTAACATGCTCGTTGGAAATGTATTTGAAATGTTAAAAAATGTGACAAATATTGGGAAGGAAATTGAAATTTTAGATGGCTTTGCGTCACCAAAAATAACGACTGTTGGCAAAATAGTCTAA
- a CDS encoding DUF257 family protein yields the protein MDILSLFKIGETVLVEYSGTSRVEALFYNLIARAGLPVLVDDIFDTYYEFYVRLKVAGFDVTPLEDAMVVKMGGSRRIGNVVGELNISKYVISEQEYATIIEKIKKDKPFLNLVLGIHKLIILGSILENMNVVKMVSSYVGRKERVAFYFINKGVVNKHSPPILDLLEEVATSVLEVTERGVIIKKAINKEIIGEVIPL from the coding sequence ATGGATATACTTAGTTTATTCAAAATTGGCGAGACTGTTTTGGTTGAGTACTCAGGGACGTCAAGGGTTGAGGCTCTCTTTTATAACCTGATAGCTAGGGCAGGACTTCCAGTTCTCGTTGATGATATCTTTGATACCTACTATGAATTCTACGTGAGGCTTAAGGTGGCTGGCTTTGACGTAACTCCACTTGAAGATGCGATGGTAGTTAAAATGGGTGGAAGTAGACGTATAGGTAACGTGGTGGGTGAGCTTAACATAAGCAAGTACGTAATTAGTGAACAGGAATATGCGACGATAATCGAGAAGATAAAGAAGGATAAGCCATTCTTAAACCTGGTTCTTGGAATTCACAAGCTGATAATCCTTGGTAGTATCCTTGAAAACATGAATGTTGTCAAGATGGTCTCTAGCTACGTTGGAAGAAAAGAGAGGGTGGCGTTCTACTTCATTAATAAAGGAGTCGTGAACAAACATTCTCCTCCGATATTAGACCTACTAGAAGAGGTTGCGACTTCCGTGCTGGAGGTTACCGAGAGGGGTGTCATAATAAAGAAAGCCATAAATAAGGAAATAATTGGGGAGGTTATTCCGCTCTAA
- a CDS encoding ECF transporter S component, producing the protein MSRAKIIAFTSVMVALSLIFEVLPLKVRTPWGMNIDLVAVPIIALYLILGFRAGLFGLAAMTIGLFIISGPNTMGIGPVMKFFATLSVLIGLETSKAIIKKKSVTYFIVAFLVAAVIRDVLMILLNYYFALPLFLKMMGYNITSRSDVIRIVEEMTKTPFWLAIALPNTIQTGVDIFIAAPVVKRFRAE; encoded by the coding sequence ATGAGTAGGGCAAAAATTATAGCGTTTACCTCAGTTATGGTAGCGTTGAGTCTAATATTTGAGGTGTTACCCCTAAAGGTCAGGACACCCTGGGGAATGAACATAGATCTCGTGGCAGTTCCGATAATTGCACTCTATCTAATACTAGGATTCAGAGCGGGACTCTTCGGATTAGCGGCTATGACTATTGGTTTGTTCATAATTTCTGGCCCAAATACCATGGGAATAGGGCCAGTAATGAAGTTCTTTGCAACTCTGTCGGTTTTAATTGGACTAGAAACTTCAAAGGCTATAATTAAAAAGAAGAGCGTGACGTACTTTATCGTTGCATTCTTAGTTGCAGCGGTGATTAGGGATGTTCTGATGATACTCCTTAACTACTACTTCGCCCTCCCACTGTTCCTAAAGATGATGGGTTACAATATTACATCAAGGAGCGATGTAATAAGAATAGTGGAGGAGATGACAAAGACGCCGTTCTGGCTTGCAATAGCTTTACCGAACACCATACAGACTGGTGTGGACATATTTATAGCGGCACCAGTGGTAAAGAGGTTTAGAGCGGAATAA
- a CDS encoding cysteine desulfurase, with amino-acid sequence MRIPEDVRKDIPLTQEVIYFDNTATSLTPKPVIEAMDEYYLRYRANVHRGVHRLSQMATQKYEESRKVVADFINAEFDEIAFTKNTSESLNLVALGLEHLFKKGDKIVTTPYEHHSNLLPWQRLAKKKGLKLEFIEGDDEGNLDLADAEKKIKGAKLVAVQHVSNALGVIHEVEELGKMVKEEGAIFVVDAAQSVGHMEVDVKKLKADFLAFSGHKGPMGPTGIGVLYINKEFFDVFEPPLIGGGTIEDVELCCYKLTEPPERFEAGTPNIGGAIGLAAGIKYIEKIGIDKIEKQERKLVKRTTEGLDELEIPWYGPRNLDKHAGVVSFNVPPLHPHDVASVLDEHKIMVRSGHHCALPVMKRLKINGTVRASFHVYNSLEEVETFLGVLEELVKSLRSSQ; translated from the coding sequence ATGAGGATTCCTGAAGACGTTAGAAAAGATATTCCCTTGACCCAGGAGGTTATATACTTCGACAACACGGCCACTTCCCTCACGCCGAAGCCCGTTATAGAGGCGATGGATGAGTATTACCTCAGATACAGGGCAAACGTCCATAGGGGAGTTCACAGGCTCTCTCAAATGGCCACCCAGAAGTACGAAGAATCGAGGAAGGTAGTGGCCGATTTTATAAATGCCGAGTTTGATGAGATAGCATTCACCAAGAACACAAGCGAGAGCTTGAATTTAGTTGCACTAGGACTCGAGCACTTGTTTAAGAAAGGGGATAAGATAGTAACGACGCCATATGAACATCACTCTAACCTACTCCCTTGGCAAAGACTAGCTAAGAAAAAGGGCCTAAAGTTGGAGTTCATAGAGGGGGACGATGAAGGTAACCTCGATTTAGCCGATGCTGAGAAGAAAATCAAGGGAGCAAAGCTCGTTGCAGTGCAACACGTTTCTAATGCCTTGGGAGTTATCCACGAGGTTGAAGAACTTGGGAAGATGGTTAAGGAAGAAGGGGCCATTTTCGTCGTTGATGCCGCTCAGAGCGTTGGCCACATGGAAGTAGACGTTAAAAAGTTGAAGGCAGATTTCCTTGCTTTCTCTGGTCACAAAGGGCCAATGGGGCCTACGGGAATAGGAGTGTTGTACATAAACAAGGAGTTCTTCGATGTTTTTGAGCCTCCCTTAATTGGTGGAGGAACAATTGAGGACGTTGAACTTTGCTGTTACAAATTGACGGAACCACCGGAGAGATTCGAGGCCGGAACCCCTAACATAGGCGGAGCAATTGGACTCGCGGCCGGTATTAAATACATCGAGAAGATAGGGATAGATAAGATCGAAAAGCAGGAGAGGAAACTTGTAAAAAGGACTACCGAGGGATTAGACGAACTTGAAATTCCATGGTATGGCCCTAGGAACCTAGACAAGCATGCGGGTGTCGTTAGCTTTAACGTGCCTCCTCTTCACCCTCACGACGTTGCCTCCGTTCTAGATGAGCATAAGATAATGGTTAGAAGTGGCCACCACTGTGCTTTGCCAGTGATGAAGAGGCTTAAGATAAATGGAACAGTTAGAGCATCGTTCCACGTCTACAATAGCTTAGAGGAAGTGGAAACGTTCTTGGGAGTCTTAGAAGAGCTCGTTAAATCCTTGAGATCATCTCAATGA
- a CDS encoding HAD family hydrolase, with protein sequence MIKLVTFDVWNTLLDLNVMLDEFSFQLGKVGGLCVADVVRAVMEVREEIKRMRAKASEDPREVLTGSQRMLAERLNIDIELIKRATARAVLNVDERIVIDGAIDALKLVKEKGIKAAVLGNVMFWPGSYTRILLEKFGMLDYIDKTFFADEVLSYKPRREMFEKVLTSFNVEPKEALHVGDTYAEDYQGAIRVGMWAAWINPEAKEVKRIEERGFEISNVAQVGDVIEMISRI encoded by the coding sequence ATGATTAAGCTCGTTACATTTGACGTTTGGAACACCTTGCTTGACTTGAATGTGATGCTTGATGAGTTTTCATTCCAGCTTGGAAAGGTTGGTGGCCTATGCGTGGCCGATGTAGTTAGAGCGGTTATGGAGGTGAGGGAGGAAATAAAGAGGATGAGGGCTAAGGCCTCGGAAGACCCGAGGGAGGTTCTAACGGGTAGCCAGAGAATGCTCGCAGAAAGATTGAACATTGACATCGAGCTCATAAAGAGGGCAACCGCTAGGGCCGTTCTAAATGTTGATGAGAGAATTGTAATAGATGGGGCAATAGATGCCCTTAAGCTCGTTAAGGAGAAAGGCATCAAAGCTGCAGTCTTGGGCAACGTCATGTTCTGGCCTGGCTCGTATACGAGGATATTACTTGAGAAGTTTGGAATGCTTGATTACATTGACAAAACTTTCTTCGCAGACGAAGTCCTAAGCTATAAGCCCAGGAGGGAGATGTTCGAGAAAGTTCTAACCTCCTTCAACGTCGAGCCTAAAGAAGCCCTCCACGTTGGCGATACTTACGCTGAGGATTATCAGGGAGCCATAAGGGTTGGAATGTGGGCCGCCTGGATAAATCCGGAAGCTAAGGAAGTCAAAAGAATTGAGGAAAGGGGCTTCGAAATCTCAAACGTCGCTCAAGTAGGGGATGTCATTGAGATGATCTCAAGGATTTAA
- a CDS encoding TIGR00725 family protein: MIQIAIAGSSDEKPFEKAVEKAKKFARALPTNVILLTGGRGGIMRIVSEEFRKRGGIVVGILPYSDEGNEFNTIRVKTGMNPVERSGALVESADVLVVLGGGVGTMIEALMAYNLGVPVIVLTDTGYPSDKLEMLAQDGYFDHKKILRVIFTEDPDEAARLAVEIGGRKDD; the protein is encoded by the coding sequence ATGATTCAAATTGCAATTGCTGGATCCAGCGATGAAAAACCGTTTGAGAAGGCCGTTGAGAAGGCCAAGAAATTCGCAAGGGCTCTTCCAACCAACGTTATCTTGCTAACTGGGGGAAGAGGAGGAATAATGAGGATAGTTAGCGAGGAGTTCAGGAAGAGGGGAGGAATTGTAGTGGGCATTTTACCGTACTCAGATGAAGGTAATGAGTTCAACACGATTAGGGTAAAGACGGGAATGAATCCCGTGGAGAGGAGCGGAGCATTGGTCGAATCGGCCGACGTTCTCGTGGTGCTCGGAGGGGGAGTTGGAACTATGATAGAAGCACTGATGGCTTATAACTTGGGAGTTCCTGTAATAGTCCTTACCGACACTGGATATCCAAGTGACAAACTAGAGATGCTTGCCCAGGATGGCTATTTCGATCACAAGAAGATATTGAGGGTTATCTTTACTGAGGACCCTGATGAGGCTGCTAGATTGGCGGTTGAAATAGGAGGGAGGAAAGATGATTAA